In Deltaproteobacteria bacterium, the genomic window GACAGAGAAATCTCACACGCATCGAACCATCCAAAGAAGCAGAAACCACGTGGACCGAACACGACATCTCACTGACAGTTGGCAAGCTGTTCACCGAGTCGAGTGGCTGGTTTCTCGGTGCCAACATTCCCGGCAAGAAACGACAGTATCTCCTCTATGCTGGGGGCGCCCCCGTCTATCGGCAAAAGTGTGCCGAAGTTGCCGCTAACGGGTATGAAGGGTTTGTGCTGCGCTAAGGCGTAACCCTTCTCTTTCTCGGCACAATGAGCTACAAGACTGAAACGCGTGAGCGAAGAACACTGTAAAAAGGAGACCTTGTATGATCCCTGCCGGTATCATCTCCGCTGACGGTCACGTCTGCGAAGCAGCGAATTGTTATGTGGACTACATTGACCCCAAGTACCGCGATGTTGCGCCTCGGATCGTGCCCCAAGATGATGGCACTGAAGCGTTCGTCGTGCACGGCATGAAACGCCCCGTCGCCCTGGGCTTTATCGATGGCGCCGGGTTCACGATTAAGGACCGGAACGATCGGGCAAAACGCATCAAGTTTGCCGACGTCCGTGAAGCTGCGTACAGGGGCAAGGCGCGCGTTCCCTTTATGGACCAGGACGGTATCGCCGCGGAAATCATCTATGCCTCTATTGGGATGGGACTCTGCATGCATCGCGACGCTGAGTACAAGGATGCGTGCATGAAGGCCTATAACCGTTGGTTACAAGAGATGTGCAGTGAAGCCCCGAACCGCATATTCGGTTTAGCCCAGACCGCCGTGCTAAGTGTCGACAGCGCCATCGAAGACTTTCGTCGCGCCAAAGAGATGGGCATGGTCGGGATGATGATGCCGGGCAGGCCGATTCATGAAGACTACGATCATCGTGATTATGATGCACTGTGGCAGTGCGCGACCGATCTCGGACTGCCAATCTGCTTTCATATCCTCACATCGCGTGACGGCGCCCTCAATATGCCACATCGTGGACATGAGATGAACAATTTCCTCGGCATCATTCGCGCCGTGCAAGATGTCGTCGGTCTCATGGTGCTCGGTGGCGTGTTCGAGCGTCATCCCAAGTTGAAACTCGTTTGCGCAGAAGGTGACGCTGGTTGGATGCCACATTACATGTATCGTATGGACCACGCAGCCAAATTCAATTTTGAGAATGGCGTCCTTAAAGGACTCTCGAAGGTCCCGAGTGAATACATCAAGAGCAACGTGTGGATGACCTTCCAAGATGACCTCACCGCTTTCAACTCGTTGCATCAGATGCCACAGACCCAGCTACTCTGGGCAAGTGATTTTCCCCACACGGACTCCACGTGGCCGCGCTCGCAGCAGTTGTTAAAGGAGCATACGACACATCTCACTGAGGCGCAGCGCCAGGCCATCATGCGAGACAATACGGCCAAAGTGTTTCAGTTACCTGCCGGGAACGAGTCGTGGCGGATGTATCCGGCAGCGGCGTAGGCTGGACCAGTCACAACTTAAGGAAAAATCCTTGTGTTTTAGGTGGAGCGCTCCGCGTATGGGTTCCTTCTCCTTTCGGGAGAAGGTCAGGATGAGGGTACCAAGAGACAAAAACCGCTATTTTTATCCCCTCACCCTAGCCCTCTCCCTGAGGGAGAGGGAATTATGCTGCTGCTAACGGCTTAAGTTGTGACTGATGCGTAGGCTGAGGCCCATCAACGTACGTTATGGCCGTGCCGCTGTGTCATTCTGAGTGAAGCGCGGAATCCCTCCGAGAGACCATTCGCTTCACTCAGGGTGACAAGCCAAGTGTGATTATTCTGCGACCCGATCTTGGCTCCACGTGCATTCATTCCGGCGTTAGATAACTCCCTTTCGCCGCAATTCAGCCAGACGTGACGCACTGAGTCCAAGACGCTGACCATAGACCTCGTCATTGTGCGCGCCGAGCAGCGGCGCTGGCTGATCAAACTGCAGCGGCTGTTGGGTGAAACGTATCGGCATACCAAACCCTTTGGCACCGTTTAGCGCTCCAGCGGTCGGGTGCGCCAAATCAACAAGCATCTGTCGCGCTTGCACCTGCGGATGATTCAGTAGCTCGGGCATGGTTTGCACCGCCCCAGCAGGCACTTCGTTCTTCTGCAAAAATTCAACTGCGTCCTTGGTCGTTCGCTCTTGCACCCACGCAGCCACCATCGTGTCGATGAACGCAATGTTCTGTCGCCGAGCTAACGGCGTCGTGAAGCGGTTATCGCTCTTCAGGTCCTCACGGTCGAGCGCCATCAACAGACACTCCCAGTTCTTGTCGGTCGTCACGGCGATGGTGACGAAACCATCACGGGTAGGATAGGTGTTGAGTGGTGTACCAGCGACGTGGGTATTCCCCCGACGTTCAGGCTGAATACCACCGTTGAGCAACTCCAACACGTCCGGTTGCAGAAAGAAGGACGTGTCCATCATGGCAATGTCGATCCACTCACCAGTGCCGCCGTGCTCGCGGCGACGCAGTGCCGCGAGTATCCCGATGATGGCAAACAATGGAGCCACGGTATCGCTGATAGCCGCACCGCAGCGCGTTGGCGGCTTATCCGGGTAGCCCGTCACACTGGCAAGACCGCTCATCGACTGAATCACTGGGTCATAGGCGCGCCAATCTCGCAGTGGCCCGGTCTGACCAAAGCCGGAGATGGAACACAGAATGAGGCCAGGATTCAATTGCCGCAACACGTCGTAGCCAGCCTCCATTTCATCCATCACACCTGGTGAATAATTTTCCACAACGATATCAGCCTTACGGCACAGCTCCTTGAACAATGCACGCCCTTCAGGTTGATACAGATCGAGCGTGATACTTTTCTTGTTGCGTGCCCGGTGCAACATAAAGACGCCCATGTCTTCATCTGTCTGTGGTTGACCGGAGGCGCCCTTAGGCCCGAGAAACGGCGGGAATCGTCGATGCAAATCGCCTTTCCCCGGCGGTTCGATCTTAATCACATCTGCACCAAGGCCAGCCAGCAGCAGCGTGCAGTATGGGCCAGCCAAATAACGGGTCAAATCCAGGACCACGAGGCCAGACAGCGGTTTCTGCATCATGTCGTTCCCCTCCTTTTGCAGCATCAATCTTAGCGATGACATCTACGGAATCATGCATCTAGTGGCAACGGGGAGGCAGCACGACGACGCTCCGTCAGCGAGGAGAGTGTGGACAACCAGCGGATCTTCGCAAAACTAAGAAAAATCGACCTGTACCTTCTCACTTCTGCGAAAATTTCAATGATCTTTCTACAAGATAGTGCTGGCATACATTTTGTTATGCATGTGGTTCAGCCTGTGACGTATCAAACAGAGGGTGAGAAGTACATGGGAAGGGGTGCGGCTATGAAGGAACTTATCGTTCTCGCTTTTTTGGTTACTTGGCTTGCCGTCGATGTGCGTGCCGGGCTGGCTCTCAACATCGCGTTAGTACCACAGAGTCAGCTCTCCAGTCCGGATAGTCCAGTCAATGTTACAGTGTTCTTGACCGATTTTCGACCACAGACCATCGGGGCGTTTTCTTTCGACGTTGCTTTCGACCCGACGGTGGTTTCGTTGACGGATGTCCTATTCTTCTCGCAGCTTGGTGATATCGCCGCTGGAGACGCCATATCATTTCACGACAGCACTGTGGGCGGTGGTCTCGCGACCGTCAGCGTCGGGGAAGTGTCGCTGCTTGATGCGAGCGCTCTTGCCGCCTTACACCGGACCAGTCAACTGCGGCTGGCCACGCTCCTTTTTACCACTTCGGGGCGAGACGCCGCGCGAACCGCATTGGACCTCCACAACGCCGTGCTGTCCGACGAGAAGGGCAATCCTCTTACACCGACACTGGTTGGAGATGCAGAAATTGTGATTCCTGAACCCTCCACCCTGGTCTTCTTCAGCACTGGTCTCCTCGGACTGGTTCTCTTACGACGGAAAAGCCACACCGGCCAACCAAAGAGTGAAACCATCAGAGCGATGACGTCAGGGGTGTAGAGTGCGAGAGGCACGCATCCGACAATTCACAAGAGGAGATGAACATGAAGCTTGGGGGATTTGTGTTGGCGACGAGGCATTCGTCACTATGTGAGACACCTCTCCACATGATTATATTGCTTTGGCTTAGCCTCGCATGTTTGTCGCCGGTGAACGCCAGGGCAGAGATACTGTATCTTGAAGCGACGATCCGAGATTTTAACGCCGCGCATCCAGATTTCGAGCAAAATATCTCCGCGGTCGATCCGGGCATTGTTGCTCCTGTGTTGGGGAGTGACCACAAACCTGTCTATGCCGGAGGCCTCCACCCTACCACGCATGATGCAGCAACGTTTGATCAATGGTATCACAACGTCCCAGGAGTGAATGTTGCTGCTGTCGATACCATGCCCGTCGACAATACCGTTACTGCGGATCGTAACGTTTTCACCTTCTCTGATGCGGATTTCTTTCCTCTCGATGGGAGTTTCCTTGGCAACGAGGGGCTATCGCACAATTATCACTTCACGGTAGAGCTGCATACGGAGTTTGTGTACCACGGCGGCGAGCGCTTGGTTTATACCGCAGATGATGACTTATGGGTGTTTATCAACGACCAGCTCGTGGTCGACTTGGGTGGTATCCATACCGCAGAAACCAGAACTGTCGACCTGGACAATGCAGCCGCTGGACTCGGACTCGTGCGCGGTAACGCATATCGCTTTGATCTGTTTTTTGCTGAACGGCAAACGGCACACTCAGTGTTGCGCTTCGATGTCCCTCGCTCAAACCGCGTGACGGTCAATCCGGAGAACGGCGTTGACCTGCCAGCACGAGGTCACGTCCGTGTCTTCGTGGTCTTTGCTGAGGTTGATTTTCAGCCTTGTGGTAGTAGCGATCAAGGAGTTCCCAATTGGCCCAAAGGTCAACTCCCAACGTTCAGGGATACGCTGTTCGATAATGAACTGACGGCTGGAGGTGTTCCCACCGGCGCAGGATACGTAACCGATTACTTCTACCAGATGTCAGGTGGGCAGTATGTTGTGCTGGGAGATTATGTTCCGAACCTTGTTACACTCAACTGTAATCCGCGCCCAGGCACCAATGAAGTCCTTACTGCTGTTGCGCAGCAGCAGCCAATCACCTCCGCGCACGGTTACCAACTCCCAGACTTCGATCTGTGGCAGATATCTGCGGCGTATGCAGCGCGAGCCGGAAGAGACAAGACGCCAACCGCGGATAATCTGATCGACCTGATGCTTATCGTCTGGCGCAACTACAATTCCCGCTTTCAGTTCGAGTGCATCACGTTCGGTGGTGACTGTAATTCTGGGTTTATTAGCGGGGAAAGCAACACCACACTCGGGACGACCAACGGACTTAACAACGTTGGCCAGTTTTGGAACTACGGGGGAGATTCGATCGATATTCTGCTCCATGAGTACGTCCACGCCCTCTTGGGGGGCAATAACTGGCATCTCGGTGGTGGGGCAGATCGTCACAGCGTACATGTCCCCCAAGGTGCT contains:
- a CDS encoding CoA transferase is translated as MSSLRLMLQKEGNDMMQKPLSGLVVLDLTRYLAGPYCTLLLAGLGADVIKIEPPGKGDLHRRFPPFLGPKGASGQPQTDEDMGVFMLHRARNKKSITLDLYQPEGRALFKELCRKADIVVENYSPGVMDEMEAGYDVLRQLNPGLILCSISGFGQTGPLRDWRAYDPVIQSMSGLASVTGYPDKPPTRCGAAISDTVAPLFAIIGILAALRRREHGGTGEWIDIAMMDTSFFLQPDVLELLNGGIQPERRGNTHVAGTPLNTYPTRDGFVTIAVTTDKNWECLLMALDREDLKSDNRFTTPLARRQNIAFIDTMVAAWVQERTTKDAVEFLQKNEVPAGAVQTMPELLNHPQVQARQMLVDLAHPTAGALNGAKGFGMPIRFTQQPLQFDQPAPLLGAHNDEVYGQRLGLSASRLAELRRKGVI
- a CDS encoding PEP-CTERM sorting domain-containing protein, whose protein sequence is MIFLQDSAGIHFVMHVVQPVTYQTEGEKYMGRGAAMKELIVLAFLVTWLAVDVRAGLALNIALVPQSQLSSPDSPVNVTVFLTDFRPQTIGAFSFDVAFDPTVVSLTDVLFFSQLGDIAAGDAISFHDSTVGGGLATVSVGEVSLLDASALAALHRTSQLRLATLLFTTSGRDAARTALDLHNAVLSDEKGNPLTPTLVGDAEIVIPEPSTLVFFSTGLLGLVLLRRKSHTGQPKSETIRAMTSGV
- a CDS encoding fibro-slime domain-containing protein, which encodes MNMKLGGFVLATRHSSLCETPLHMIILLWLSLACLSPVNARAEILYLEATIRDFNAAHPDFEQNISAVDPGIVAPVLGSDHKPVYAGGLHPTTHDAATFDQWYHNVPGVNVAAVDTMPVDNTVTADRNVFTFSDADFFPLDGSFLGNEGLSHNYHFTVELHTEFVYHGGERLVYTADDDLWVFINDQLVVDLGGIHTAETRTVDLDNAAAGLGLVRGNAYRFDLFFAERQTAHSVLRFDVPRSNRVTVNPENGVDLPARGHVRVFVVFAEVDFQPCGSSDQGVPNWPKGQLPTFRDTLFDNELTAGGVPTGAGYVTDYFYQMSGGQYVVLGDYVPNLVTLNCNPRPGTNEVLTAVAQQQPITSAHGYQLPDFDLWQISAAYAARAGRDKTPTADNLIDLMLIVWRNYNSRFQFECITFGGDCNSGFISGESNTTLGTTNGLNNVGQFWNYGGDSIDILLHEYVHALLGGNNWHLGGGADRHSVHVPQGAYGLLAHYPAVSAVASGWDRDRLGWHPPGKDLLISALSVDGDEVKTDITVQSHPLGGRFVLRDFVKFGDAIRIKLPHIDWQTLGDNKNQYLWLENHQRLSRFDINGRSLTDVCHKKWSPGMYAQIQVGKDVKTQDVNNDGVADNFDVYPGAAQSPNGLGSYLIPLTAEGNFDFSYRLDQVTGGDGLPCQYNNISIPLDQSMSLPNPFTGYAEVYQQIDADVVLSSPLLQATFVPFGNGRLFDNDGQYVLTEFRNGQVVRELPGFGDARDAFGSSTGKTRLGIDTNPAPVPMYTNTSASGFGSPRPLTGATYENRTLWLNGLSVQIVDELTLGPTAEDGKALVVDIRWDDYKIKNDVRWTGNIVLQNDTRDPYERKARIVVASCQVS
- a CDS encoding amidohydrolase is translated as MIPAGIISADGHVCEAANCYVDYIDPKYRDVAPRIVPQDDGTEAFVVHGMKRPVALGFIDGAGFTIKDRNDRAKRIKFADVREAAYRGKARVPFMDQDGIAAEIIYASIGMGLCMHRDAEYKDACMKAYNRWLQEMCSEAPNRIFGLAQTAVLSVDSAIEDFRRAKEMGMVGMMMPGRPIHEDYDHRDYDALWQCATDLGLPICFHILTSRDGALNMPHRGHEMNNFLGIIRAVQDVVGLMVLGGVFERHPKLKLVCAEGDAGWMPHYMYRMDHAAKFNFENGVLKGLSKVPSEYIKSNVWMTFQDDLTAFNSLHQMPQTQLLWASDFPHTDSTWPRSQQLLKEHTTHLTEAQRQAIMRDNTAKVFQLPAGNESWRMYPAAA